In one Streptomyces venezuelae genomic region, the following are encoded:
- a CDS encoding PLP-dependent aminotransferase family protein, protein MAQWTSAMGSTQLARLLASQQDRPLGTGSRRPPAYRALADGIRLLVLEGRVPVAARLPAERELALALAVSRTTVAAAYEALRTEGFLESRRGAGSWTAVPAGNPLPARGLEPLPPEALGSMIDLGCAALPAPEPWLTRAVQGALEALPPYAHTHGDYPAGLPALREMLAERYTARGIPTMPEQIMVTTGAMGAIDAICHLFAGRGERIAVESPSYANILQLMREAGARLVPVAMDEGLRGWDMDRWRQVLRDAAPRLAYVVADFHNPTGALADEDQRRQLVEAARSAGTVLVVDETMSELGLDEDLAMPRPVCGFDPAGSTVITVGSASKAFWAGMRIGWVRAAPDVIRSLVAARAYADLGTPVLEQLAVNWLLNTGGWQAAVDVRREQARENRDALVAAVRRELPDWEFEVPRGGLTLWVRTGGVSGSRLAEVGERVGVRVPSGPRFGVDGAFEGYVRLPFTVGGALADEAAVRLAAAARLVETGVGAGAQAAHPFVA, encoded by the coding sequence ATGGCTCAGTGGACTTCGGCGATGGGGTCGACGCAGCTCGCCCGTCTCCTCGCCTCCCAGCAGGACCGCCCCCTCGGCACGGGCTCGCGCCGCCCGCCCGCCTACCGCGCCCTCGCCGACGGCATCCGGCTCCTCGTCCTCGAAGGGCGCGTCCCGGTCGCCGCGCGCCTGCCCGCCGAGCGCGAACTCGCCCTCGCCCTCGCCGTCAGCCGCACCACCGTCGCCGCCGCCTACGAAGCGCTGCGCACCGAAGGGTTCCTGGAGTCCCGCAGGGGAGCGGGCAGCTGGACCGCCGTCCCCGCCGGAAACCCCCTCCCCGCGCGCGGGCTCGAACCGCTGCCCCCCGAGGCGCTCGGTTCCATGATCGACCTCGGCTGCGCCGCGCTGCCCGCGCCCGAACCCTGGCTCACCCGCGCCGTCCAGGGCGCCCTGGAAGCCCTCCCGCCGTACGCCCACACGCACGGCGACTATCCCGCGGGCCTGCCCGCCCTGCGCGAGATGCTCGCCGAGCGCTACACCGCGCGCGGGATCCCCACCATGCCCGAACAGATCATGGTGACCACCGGCGCGATGGGCGCCATCGACGCCATCTGTCACCTCTTCGCGGGCCGCGGCGAACGCATCGCCGTGGAGTCGCCGTCGTACGCCAACATCCTCCAGCTGATGCGCGAGGCGGGCGCCCGCCTCGTCCCCGTCGCCATGGACGAAGGCCTCAGGGGCTGGGACATGGACCGCTGGCGCCAGGTCCTGCGCGACGCCGCGCCCCGGCTCGCCTATGTCGTCGCCGACTTCCACAATCCCACGGGCGCGCTCGCCGACGAGGACCAGCGCAGGCAGCTCGTCGAGGCGGCCCGCTCCGCGGGCACGGTCCTCGTCGTCGACGAGACGATGAGCGAGCTGGGCCTCGACGAGGACCTGGCCATGCCGCGCCCGGTCTGCGGCTTCGACCCGGCGGGATCGACCGTCATCACCGTCGGCTCCGCCAGCAAGGCCTTCTGGGCCGGCATGCGCATCGGCTGGGTGCGGGCCGCCCCCGACGTGATCCGCAGCCTGGTCGCCGCGCGCGCGTACGCCGACCTCGGCACCCCGGTCCTCGAACAGCTCGCCGTGAACTGGCTCCTGAACACCGGCGGCTGGCAGGCCGCCGTGGACGTGCGCAGGGAGCAGGCCAGGGAGAACCGTGACGCGCTGGTCGCCGCGGTCCGCCGCGAGCTGCCCGACTGGGAGTTCGAGGTGCCGCGCGGCGGCCTCACCCTGTGGGTGCGCACCGGGGGCGTGTCCGGGTCGCGGCTCGCCGAGGTGGGCGAGCGGGTGGGCGTCCGGGTCCCCTCCGGGCCGCGCTTCGGAGTGGACGGAGCCTTCGAGGGGTACGTGCGGCTGCCGTTCACCGTGGGGGGCGCGCTCGCCGACGAGGCGGCGGTGCGCCTCGCGGCCGCGGCCCGGCTGGTCGAGACGGGCGTCGGCGCGGGCGCGCAGGCAGCGCACCCGTTCGTCGCCTGA
- a CDS encoding HEAT repeat domain-containing protein, with product MFDPVIAPSGTLLGLLQRGRGDGTLHALTAPRSEALTALDHCVLNDPRHDWQVENRSLYYARLYLDLHGGLGEIERHLFDAEDVLNTDDSRTGLALAVLGHLASYGRQDALELLRRYAAFGSNWAWALDELALRDDDAGLRALAAPVLARFGPDAEGEAELAAAVRDAYEPRPWRLWEEDPRADIGARVRAAREQGSFDRWQRQMRPSGPRPGWSVQAVFAWAQEGLERGTVLYVPAARCLTAVAGPEDRAEIVEAARNGSDGARGTALRYLADTHDPAALDLIEFAAEGLSRTVTDAAIDAFERMRSVAAVERARRWAYRPDDLGAAAGRMLACRGGAQDSKLVLAALREAVRGEGPDAPTLWTLVDGAGRLGIACAAPVLRHVYRETASSHLRGRAARALAATDPSFASGFAVECLWDCEESTREVAARHAETGDARVVNRLRRLAADPAEEDEVQTAVRSRIGPDAAV from the coding sequence ATGTTCGATCCGGTCATAGCGCCCAGCGGTACGCTGCTCGGCCTGCTGCAGAGGGGCCGCGGCGACGGCACCCTGCACGCGCTCACCGCCCCACGGTCCGAGGCGCTCACCGCCCTCGACCACTGCGTGCTCAACGATCCCCGCCACGACTGGCAGGTGGAGAACCGTTCGCTGTACTACGCCCGGCTCTACCTCGACCTGCACGGCGGGCTCGGCGAGATCGAGCGCCACCTCTTCGATGCCGAGGACGTCCTGAACACGGACGACTCGCGCACCGGACTCGCCCTCGCTGTCCTCGGGCACCTCGCCTCGTACGGCAGGCAGGACGCCCTCGAACTCCTGCGGAGGTACGCGGCGTTCGGCTCCAACTGGGCATGGGCCCTCGACGAGCTGGCGCTGCGCGACGACGACGCGGGCCTGCGGGCCCTCGCGGCCCCCGTGCTCGCCAGGTTCGGCCCCGACGCGGAGGGCGAGGCCGAGCTGGCCGCCGCCGTCCGCGACGCCTACGAACCGCGGCCCTGGCGCCTCTGGGAGGAGGACCCCCGCGCCGACATCGGCGCCCGCGTGCGAGCCGCGCGGGAACAGGGCTCCTTCGACCGGTGGCAGCGCCAGATGCGGCCCTCGGGGCCGCGCCCCGGCTGGAGCGTCCAGGCCGTCTTCGCCTGGGCGCAGGAGGGCCTCGAACGGGGCACCGTCCTGTACGTGCCCGCCGCCCGCTGCCTGACCGCGGTCGCCGGACCCGAGGACCGCGCCGAGATCGTCGAGGCCGCCCGCAACGGTTCGGACGGGGCGCGCGGCACTGCCCTGCGCTACCTCGCGGACACCCACGACCCCGCCGCCCTCGACCTCATCGAGTTCGCCGCGGAAGGCCTCTCACGGACCGTGACGGACGCCGCCATCGACGCCTTCGAACGGATGCGCAGCGTCGCCGCCGTCGAGCGCGCCCGACGCTGGGCCTACCGGCCCGACGACCTGGGTGCCGCCGCCGGACGCATGCTCGCCTGCCGGGGCGGCGCGCAGGACAGCAAGCTGGTCCTCGCCGCCCTTCGCGAGGCCGTCCGCGGCGAGGGCCCGGACGCGCCGACGCTGTGGACCCTCGTCGACGGCGCGGGACGCCTAGGCATCGCCTGCGCCGCCCCCGTGCTGCGGCACGTCTACAGAGAGACCGCCTCCTCCCATCTCCGCGGCCGCGCGGCACGCGCGCTGGCCGCCACCGATCCCTCCTTCGCCTCCGGCTTCGCCGTCGAGTGCCTCTGGGACTGCGAGGAGTCCACCCGCGAAGTCGCCGCACGGCACGCAGAGACCGGTGACGCCCGCGTCGTCAACCGCCTCAGGAGGCTCGCCGCGGACCCCGCCGAGGAGGACGAGGTACAGACCGCGGTGCGCAGCAGGATCGGCCCGGACGCGGCCGTGTAG
- a CDS encoding RNA polymerase-binding protein RbpA — MSERALRGTRLVVTSYETDRGIDLAPRQAVEYACQNGHRFEMPFSVEAEIPPEWECKVCGAQALLVDGDGPEEKKGKPARTHWDMLMERRTREELEEVLEERLAVLRSGAMNIAVHPRDSRKSA; from the coding sequence ATGAGTGAGCGAGCTCTTCGCGGCACGCGCCTCGTGGTGACAAGCTACGAGACCGACCGCGGCATCGACCTGGCACCTCGCCAGGCCGTGGAGTACGCATGCCAGAACGGACATCGTTTCGAGATGCCGTTCTCGGTCGAGGCGGAGATCCCGCCGGAGTGGGAGTGCAAGGTCTGCGGGGCCCAGGCACTCCTCGTGGACGGCGACGGACCTGAGGAGAAGAAGGGCAAGCCGGCGCGTACGCACTGGGACATGCTCATGGAGCGCCGCACCCGAGAGGAGCTCGAAGAGGTCCTCGAGGAGCGTCTCGCGGTTCTCCGGTCCGGTGCCATGAACATCGCGGTGCACCCGCGTGACAGCCGCAAGTCCGCCTGA
- a CDS encoding polyprenol monophosphomannose synthase: protein MNDGGGVSEAGDQGRQFGSLGTALVIIPTYNEAENIQAIVGRVRASVPDAHILVADDNSPDGTGKIADELSAEDEQVHVLHRKGKEGLGAAYLAGFRWGLENDYGVLVEMDADGSHQPEELPRLLTALKGADLVLGSRWVPGGRVVNWPKHREFISRGGSTYSRLLLDVPIRDVTGGYRAFRRETLEGLGLGEVESQGYCFQVDLARRAVKAGYHVVEVPITFVERELGDSKMSQNIVVEALWRVTAWGVGERVGKVGKAIGRKQD, encoded by the coding sequence GTGAACGACGGCGGCGGGGTCTCCGAAGCAGGGGACCAGGGGAGGCAGTTCGGCTCGCTCGGCACGGCCTTGGTGATCATTCCGACCTACAACGAGGCGGAGAACATCCAGGCCATCGTCGGCCGGGTGCGCGCCTCCGTGCCGGACGCGCACATTCTGGTCGCCGACGACAACAGCCCCGACGGCACCGGCAAGATCGCCGACGAGCTCTCGGCAGAGGACGAGCAGGTCCACGTCCTGCACCGCAAGGGCAAGGAGGGGCTCGGCGCGGCCTATCTCGCGGGCTTCCGCTGGGGCCTGGAGAACGACTACGGCGTGCTCGTCGAGATGGACGCGGACGGCTCCCACCAGCCGGAGGAGCTGCCCCGGCTGCTCACCGCCCTGAAGGGCGCCGACCTCGTGCTCGGCTCGCGCTGGGTGCCGGGCGGACGGGTGGTCAACTGGCCCAAGCACCGCGAGTTCATCTCCCGCGGCGGCAGCACGTACTCGCGCCTCCTGCTCGACGTGCCGATCCGCGACGTGACGGGCGGCTACCGCGCCTTCCGCCGCGAGACCCTCGAAGGCCTCGGACTCGGCGAGGTCGAGTCACAGGGGTACTGCTTCCAGGTCGACCTGGCCCGACGCGCGGTCAAGGCGGGCTACCACGTCGTCGAGGTGCCCATCACCTTCGTCGAGCGGGAGCTCGGCGACAGCAAGATGAGCCAGAACATCGTCGTCGAGGCGCTGTGGCGGGTCACCGCCTGGGGCGTGGGCGAGCGGGTCGGCAAGGTCGGCAAGGCCATCGGGCGCAAGCAGGACTGA
- a CDS encoding MFS transporter, with protein sequence MSTDTVRRTASDDSDAAERRREQRGWYVYDWACSVYSTSVLTVFLGPYLTEIAKAAADPEGHVHPLGLPVRAGSFFAYTVSLSVLVSVFVMPLAAAAADRTGRKKPLLAVAAYLGAAATAGMFFLEGERYLLGGLLLIVANASLAVSMVLYNSYLPQIAPPQERDAVSSRGWAFGYASGALVLVANLVLFLAHDSFGVSESTAVRICLASAGLWWGAFTLVPLKRLRDRGTPAHEAGTAPRGGWQQLRSTVRDMRRHPHTLAFLLAYLVYNDGVQTVISQASVYGSEELGLGQSTLIVAVLLVQVLAVAGALAMGRLARTYGAKRTILGSLVAWTVTIGAGYFLPAGAPAWFFVLAAGIGLVLGGTQALSRSLFSHLVPHGKEAEYFSAYEISDRGMAWLGPLIFGLTYQLTGSYRDAIVSLVAFFLLGFALLVRVPVRRAVRDAGNPVPDRI encoded by the coding sequence GTGAGCACCGACACCGTGAGGAGAACAGCGTCCGACGACTCCGACGCCGCGGAACGGCGGCGCGAGCAGCGGGGCTGGTACGTCTACGACTGGGCGTGCTCGGTCTATTCGACGAGCGTTCTGACCGTGTTCCTGGGGCCCTATCTGACCGAGATCGCGAAGGCGGCCGCGGATCCCGAGGGTCATGTGCATCCGCTGGGCCTCCCGGTCCGCGCGGGCTCGTTCTTCGCGTACACGGTCTCCTTGTCGGTGCTCGTGTCGGTCTTCGTCATGCCGCTGGCGGCTGCCGCCGCCGACCGGACGGGCCGCAAGAAGCCGCTCCTCGCCGTCGCCGCGTACCTGGGGGCTGCGGCCACGGCGGGCATGTTCTTCCTGGAGGGCGAGCGGTATCTCCTCGGCGGTCTCCTGCTGATTGTCGCCAACGCCTCGCTCGCCGTCTCGATGGTGCTCTACAACTCCTACCTGCCGCAGATCGCGCCTCCTCAGGAGCGTGACGCGGTCTCCTCGCGCGGCTGGGCCTTCGGATACGCGTCGGGCGCCCTGGTTCTGGTGGCGAACCTCGTCCTCTTCCTCGCGCACGACAGCTTCGGCGTCTCCGAGTCGACCGCGGTCCGCATCTGTCTGGCGTCGGCGGGGCTCTGGTGGGGCGCCTTCACCCTCGTCCCCCTGAAGCGGCTGCGGGACCGCGGGACGCCCGCGCACGAGGCCGGCACGGCACCCCGTGGCGGGTGGCAGCAGCTGCGGTCGACCGTGCGGGACATGCGGCGCCACCCCCACACGCTCGCGTTCCTGCTCGCCTACCTGGTCTACAACGACGGCGTCCAGACGGTGATCTCCCAGGCCTCCGTCTACGGCTCCGAAGAGCTGGGCCTCGGTCAGTCCACGCTGATCGTCGCGGTCCTGCTGGTCCAGGTGCTGGCGGTCGCGGGCGCCCTCGCCATGGGGCGCCTCGCCCGGACGTACGGCGCCAAGCGGACCATTCTCGGGTCGCTCGTGGCCTGGACGGTGACGATCGGGGCCGGGTACTTCCTGCCCGCCGGCGCGCCCGCGTGGTTCTTCGTCCTGGCCGCGGGGATCGGCCTGGTCCTCGGCGGCACCCAGGCCCTGTCCCGTTCGCTCTTCTCGCACCTGGTGCCGCACGGCAAGGAGGCCGAGTACTTCTCCGCGTACGAGATCAGTGACCGCGGGATGGCGTGGCTGGGACCGTTGATCTTCGGCCTCACCTACCAGCTCACGGGCAGCTACCGGGACGCCATCGTGTCGCTCGTGGCGTTCTTTTTGCTCGGTTTCGCCCTGCTCGTACGGGTACCCGTACGGCGTGCGGTGCGCGACGCGGGAAATCCCGTACCCGACAGGATTTAG
- a CDS encoding YczE/YyaS/YitT family protein — MSGTASGATPGTAPRAIRRRLPRRLTQLYAGLTLYGVSSALLVVSGLGLEPWNVLHQGLAELTGLSIGAVSIVVGAAVLLLWIPLRQRPGLGTVSNVFVVGLAMDAALALLPDAEGWAVRIPLMVCGIVLNGAATGLYIAAAFGPGPRDGLMTGLHQRTGRSIRLMRTLIEVAVVVTGFALGGTVGVGTVLYALAIGPLAQFFLRRFAVPATATGGVVASGGPPEQAILQP, encoded by the coding sequence TTGTCCGGCACGGCATCCGGGGCGACGCCCGGCACGGCACCGCGGGCGATCCGGCGGCGACTGCCGCGGAGACTCACGCAGCTCTACGCGGGCCTCACCCTGTACGGCGTGAGCTCCGCGCTCCTCGTGGTGTCCGGCCTCGGCCTGGAGCCGTGGAACGTGCTGCACCAGGGGCTCGCCGAGCTCACCGGTCTGTCGATCGGCGCCGTGTCCATCGTCGTGGGCGCCGCGGTCCTGCTCCTGTGGATCCCGCTGAGGCAGCGTCCCGGCCTCGGCACGGTCTCCAACGTCTTCGTCGTCGGCCTGGCGATGGACGCCGCGCTGGCGCTGCTCCCGGACGCCGAGGGCTGGGCCGTGCGCATCCCGCTGATGGTGTGCGGGATCGTCCTGAACGGCGCGGCGACCGGCCTGTACATCGCGGCCGCGTTCGGGCCCGGCCCCCGGGACGGACTGATGACGGGCCTGCACCAGCGGACCGGGCGCTCCATCCGGCTGATGCGGACGCTCATCGAGGTGGCGGTGGTCGTGACCGGCTTCGCGCTCGGCGGCACCGTGGGGGTCGGCACGGTCCTCTACGCGTTGGCCATCGGCCCGCTCGCCCAGTTCTTCCTGCGCCGGTTCGCCGTCCCCGCGACCGCCACAGGTGGCGTCGTGGCCTCCGGCGGCCCGCCGGAGCAGGCGATACTGCAGCCGTGA
- a CDS encoding ankyrin repeat domain-containing protein, producing the protein MSEAPDPEVVELATKIFDLARQGDAAALAAYVDAGVPANLTNDSGDSLVMLAAYHGHADAVRSLVERGADTNRANDRGQTPLAGAVFKGEDAVIRALLDGGADPAAGTPSAVDTARMFGKAELLQLFGAA; encoded by the coding sequence ATGAGCGAAGCCCCCGACCCCGAGGTCGTGGAGCTGGCGACCAAGATCTTCGATCTGGCACGTCAGGGCGACGCCGCGGCGCTCGCCGCCTACGTGGACGCGGGCGTCCCCGCGAACCTCACGAACGACAGCGGCGACTCGCTGGTGATGCTGGCGGCCTACCACGGGCACGCCGACGCGGTCCGCTCCCTCGTGGAGCGCGGCGCCGACACCAACCGCGCCAACGACCGGGGCCAGACCCCGCTCGCCGGAGCCGTCTTCAAGGGCGAGGACGCGGTGATCCGGGCCCTCCTCGACGGTGGTGCGGATCCCGCCGCGGGCACTCCCTCGGCGGTCGACACGGCCCGCATGTTCGGAAAGGCGGAGCTGCTGCAGCTGTTCGGGGCCGCCTGA
- the fxsA gene encoding FxsA family membrane protein: MTTGAPPPIRPARPRRSGPLRFLPLGIAAWLVLEIWLLTVVAGATSGLVVFLLLVGGLLLGSAVIKRAGRRAFRKLSEAVQQQQRGETPARETGGGSALTMLGGLLIILPGLISDALGLILLVPPVQKALSRYAERTFERKVREATPGGLGDAYQQARMHRPDGKVVQGEVIRDDEPPRRDPRRDDPQLPH, translated from the coding sequence ATGACGACTGGCGCACCGCCTCCCATCCGACCCGCCCGGCCCCGGCGCTCCGGGCCCCTGAGGTTCCTGCCGCTCGGCATCGCCGCGTGGCTGGTCCTGGAAATCTGGCTGCTGACCGTCGTGGCGGGAGCCACGAGCGGGCTCGTGGTCTTCCTGCTCCTGGTGGGCGGCCTGCTGCTCGGCTCCGCGGTGATCAAGCGCGCGGGGCGCCGGGCGTTCCGCAAGCTCAGCGAGGCGGTGCAACAGCAGCAGCGCGGCGAGACGCCCGCCCGGGAGACCGGGGGAGGCAGCGCCCTGACGATGCTGGGCGGCCTGCTGATCATCCTGCCGGGGCTCATCTCGGACGCCCTGGGGCTGATCCTGCTGGTCCCGCCGGTGCAGAAGGCGCTGAGCAGGTATGCGGAGCGGACCTTCGAGCGCAAGGTGCGCGAGGCGACGCCCGGCGGGCTGGGCGACGCCTATCAGCAGGCGCGGATGCACCGCCCCGACGGCAAGGTCGTGCAGGGCGAGGTCATCAGGGACGACGAGCCGCCGAGGCGCGACCCGCGTCGGGACGACCCGCAGCTCCCGCACTGA
- a CDS encoding biotin-dependent carboxyltransferase family protein, whose amino-acid sequence MTDHALAVVRAGALTTVQDLGRPGHAHLGVPRSGALDPPAARLVNRLVGNPSDAAVLETTLDGCAVRPRRTVTVAVGGAPCPVAVDGRPAPWGAPVRVPAGALVDIGSAVSGVRCYVAFDGGVSVDPVLGSRSTDLLSGLGPPPLATGAVLPLGRPGGIHARVDVVPQPAPPRELVLRVTLGPRADWFTAAALDTFTTRAYTVFSASNRIGLRTEGPALERAFEGELPSEGMVLGAVQVPPDGRPVVFLADHPTTGGYPVVAVVRESDLAAAAQARPGTPVRFVAATRRQPRPSP is encoded by the coding sequence ATGACCGACCACGCCCTCGCCGTCGTGCGCGCCGGAGCCCTGACCACCGTGCAGGACCTCGGGCGCCCCGGGCACGCCCACCTCGGGGTGCCCCGCTCCGGCGCCCTCGACCCGCCCGCCGCCCGCCTGGTCAACCGCCTGGTGGGCAATCCGTCCGACGCTGCCGTCCTGGAGACCACTCTCGACGGCTGTGCCGTGCGGCCGCGCAGGACCGTGACGGTCGCCGTCGGCGGCGCCCCCTGCCCCGTGGCCGTCGACGGCAGGCCCGCGCCCTGGGGAGCGCCGGTGCGCGTGCCCGCGGGCGCCCTTGTCGACATCGGATCGGCTGTCTCCGGAGTACGTTGCTACGTCGCGTTCGACGGCGGCGTGAGCGTCGACCCGGTGCTCGGCAGCCGCTCAACGGATCTGCTCTCCGGCCTCGGCCCGCCCCCGCTCGCGACCGGCGCCGTCCTTCCCCTGGGCCGGCCAGGCGGCATCCACGCACGCGTGGACGTCGTCCCGCAGCCCGCGCCGCCCCGGGAGCTGGTGCTCCGGGTGACGCTCGGGCCGCGCGCGGACTGGTTCACGGCGGCCGCGCTGGACACGTTCACCACGCGCGCGTACACGGTGTTCTCGGCGAGCAACCGGATCGGCCTGCGCACCGAGGGCCCGGCGCTGGAGCGGGCGTTCGAAGGGGAGCTGCCCAGCGAAGGCATGGTGCTCGGCGCCGTGCAGGTCCCGCCGGACGGCCGGCCCGTCGTCTTCCTGGCCGACCACCCGACCACCGGGGGCTACCCGGTGGTCGCCGTGGTCCGCGAGAGCGACCTGGCCGCGGCGGCCCAGGCCCGGCCGGGAACGCCGGTGCGTTTCGTCGCCGCCACGCGGCGGCAACCCCGGCCGAGTCCGTAG
- a CDS encoding glycerophosphodiester phosphodiesterase, producing the protein MTTRVRHPYLDHPGPLALAHRGGAADGLENTAAAFRRAVDLGYRYIETDVHATADGRLVAFHDTTLDRVTDAAGRIIDLPWSEVRHARVAGSEPVPLFEECLEAFPDVRWNVDVKAEPALLPLLDLIRRTNSWDRVCVGSFSEARVARAQRLGGPRLATSLGTRGVAALRMLSYGVPAALRRSAVCAQVPETHGRIRVVDHRFVRAAHARGLQVHVWTVNDADRMSALLDLGVDGIVSDHIETLRGVLKDRGTWV; encoded by the coding sequence GTGACCACGCGCGTACGCCACCCCTACCTCGATCACCCCGGCCCGCTCGCCCTCGCCCACCGAGGCGGCGCGGCGGACGGCCTGGAGAACACCGCGGCGGCCTTCCGGCGCGCCGTCGACCTCGGCTACCGCTACATCGAGACCGATGTGCACGCCACCGCCGACGGCCGCCTCGTCGCCTTCCACGACACGACGCTGGACCGGGTGACGGACGCGGCGGGACGCATCATCGACCTCCCGTGGAGCGAGGTGCGCCACGCGCGCGTGGCGGGCAGCGAACCGGTGCCCCTCTTCGAGGAGTGCCTCGAAGCCTTCCCCGACGTGCGCTGGAACGTGGACGTGAAGGCGGAGCCCGCTCTGCTGCCGCTGCTCGACCTGATCCGCCGCACCAACTCCTGGGACCGCGTCTGTGTCGGCTCGTTCTCCGAGGCGCGCGTGGCCAGGGCCCAGCGCCTCGGAGGCCCGCGCCTGGCCACCTCCCTGGGCACCCGGGGCGTGGCGGCGCTGCGGATGCTGTCCTACGGAGTGCCCGCCGCCCTGCGCCGTTCCGCGGTCTGCGCCCAGGTGCCCGAGACGCACGGCAGGATCAGGGTGGTGGACCACCGCTTCGTGCGCGCCGCCCACGCGCGCGGACTGCAGGTCCACGTGTGGACGGTCAATGACGCGGACCGGATGAGCGCCCTGCTCGACCTCGGGGTGGATGGCATAGTTTCCGATCACATCGAGACGCTGCGCGGGGTGCTGAAGGACCGGGGGACCTGGGTCTGA
- a CDS encoding amidohydrolase codes for MSQSTAPGNDPQDPSNHRTVLLRGGDVHSPADPFATAMVVERGHVAWVGSEGAADAFADGVDDVVDLEGALVTPAFTDAHVHTTATGLALTGLDLTGARSLADALVLVREHATARPHDTVLLGHGWDAARWPGGRPPTRAELDEAAGGRPLYLSRIDVHSAVVTTALLDLVPGVTDRAGYHPEAPLTADAHHGVRAAALGAITPQQRTEAQRAALRHAVSLGIGSVHECAGPEISDEDDFTGLLRLAADEPGPRVVGYWAEQDVRRAKELGAVGAAGDLFVDGALGSHTACLHEPYADAAHTGTAYLDAAAVAAHVVACTEEGLQAGFHAIGDAAVASVVDGMRQAAEKVGAARVRAARHRVEHAEMLAPETIAAFAEFGLTASVQPAFDALWGGEDGMYAQRLGVERARTLNPYAALLRAGVPLAFGSDSPVTPLDPWGTVRAAAFHRTPEHRVSVRAAFTAHTRGGWRAVGRDDAGILVPGAPADYAVWRTSDLVVQAPDDRVARWSTDPRSGTPGLPDLSPGAELPVCLRTVVGGRAVFVGPDE; via the coding sequence ATGAGCCAGAGCACCGCCCCCGGGAACGACCCCCAGGATCCATCGAACCACCGCACCGTGCTGCTGCGCGGCGGCGACGTCCACAGCCCCGCCGACCCGTTCGCCACCGCAATGGTCGTCGAGCGCGGACATGTCGCCTGGGTCGGCTCCGAGGGCGCTGCCGACGCCTTCGCCGACGGTGTCGACGACGTGGTCGACCTCGAAGGTGCCCTGGTCACCCCGGCGTTCACCGATGCCCATGTGCACACCACGGCCACCGGCCTCGCCCTGACGGGCCTGGACCTCACGGGGGCCCGCTCGCTGGCCGACGCACTCGTTCTCGTACGCGAACACGCCACCGCGCGGCCGCACGACACCGTCCTCCTCGGCCACGGCTGGGACGCGGCCCGCTGGCCCGGCGGCCGCCCGCCCACGCGCGCGGAACTCGACGAGGCGGCCGGCGGCAGGCCCCTCTACCTCTCCCGCATCGACGTCCACTCGGCGGTCGTCACGACCGCGCTGCTCGACCTGGTGCCCGGCGTCACCGACCGTGCCGGATACCACCCGGAAGCCCCGCTGACCGCCGACGCCCACCACGGCGTGCGCGCCGCGGCGCTCGGCGCGATCACCCCGCAGCAGCGCACGGAGGCCCAGCGCGCCGCGCTCCGCCACGCCGTCTCGCTCGGCATCGGCTCCGTCCACGAGTGCGCGGGCCCCGAGATCTCCGACGAGGACGACTTCACCGGGCTGCTGCGGCTCGCCGCCGACGAGCCCGGCCCGCGCGTCGTCGGCTACTGGGCCGAGCAGGACGTGCGCCGCGCGAAGGAACTCGGCGCGGTCGGCGCCGCCGGTGACCTCTTCGTCGACGGCGCCCTCGGCTCGCACACGGCCTGCCTGCACGAGCCGTACGCCGACGCGGCGCACACCGGCACCGCGTACCTGGACGCCGCGGCCGTCGCCGCCCACGTCGTGGCGTGCACGGAGGAAGGCCTCCAGGCGGGCTTCCACGCCATCGGGGACGCCGCGGTGGCCTCCGTGGTCGACGGCATGCGCCAGGCTGCCGAGAAGGTCGGTGCGGCCCGCGTCCGCGCCGCACGGCACCGCGTCGAGCACGCCGAGATGCTCGCCCCGGAGACGATCGCCGCCTTCGCCGAGTTCGGCCTCACCGCGTCCGTCCAGCCGGCCTTCGACGCGCTGTGGGGCGGCGAGGACGGCATGTACGCCCAGCGCCTCGGCGTCGAGCGCGCGCGCACCCTCAATCCGTACGCGGCCCTCCTGCGCGCCGGTGTGCCGCTGGCCTTCGGCTCCGACAGCCCCGTCACGCCCCTCGACCCGTGGGGCACCGTCCGCGCCGCCGCCTTCCACCGGACGCCGGAACACCGGGTCTCCGTACGGGCCGCGTTCACCGCCCACACCCGCGGCGGCTGGCGGGCCGTCGGCAGGGACGACGCGGGCATCCTGGTGCCGGGCGCACCCGCGGACTACGCCGTATGGCGCACCTCCGATCTGGTGGTGCAGGCCCCGGACGACCGCGTGGCCCGCTGGTCGACCGATCCGCGGTCCGGCACGCCCGGCCTGCCGGACCTCTCGCCGGGGGCCGAACTCCCCGTCTGTCTGCGCACGGTGGTGGGCGGAAGGGCCGTGTTCGTGGGGCCGGACGAGTGA